In one Brassica oleracea var. oleracea cultivar TO1000 chromosome C9, BOL, whole genome shotgun sequence genomic region, the following are encoded:
- the LOC106314788 gene encoding uncharacterized protein LOC106314788, translated as MEDLGITSETKAFLNYIRRNDAELKRIHAIVHMATSSAPFTNRIASVRLHHVGKLKFPKNAGNTDPKAHVRAFRLAISRAHLTDDEKEAGYCRFFVENLTGAALEWFTGLEENSIDNFTQLVSTFLKQYSVFIETRVIEADLWNLKQAPFEPLRAYINKFREIKAKISHPNKVVALAALKNGVWFSSKFREELAVRAPISLDDALHRASYFATHEEEVAALNEQYSANKNNATKKPATPKEPTTKGQHSYAINNSPQKSSTYNLSKYCAFHDRKGHSTEECRAALRRQNKNKKTTGEAGEEEEEQ; from the coding sequence ATGGAGGACCTAGGGATCACGAGTGAAACCAAAGCGTTTCTGAATTATATCAGGAGGAACGATGCCGAGCTCAAAAGGATACATGCGATCGTGCATATGGCAACGAGCTCTGCCCCTTTTACAAACAGAATCGCCAGCGTCAGACTACATCACGTTGGGAAGTTAAAATTTCCCAAAAATGCAGGAAACACAGACCCAAAGGCCCACGTCCGAGCTTTCCGTTTAGCAATATCGAGAGCACACCTCACCGACGATGAAAAAGAAGCCGGTTACTGCCGCTTCTTCGTCGAGAACCTCACTGGGGCCGCCCTCGAATGGTTCACTGGACTAGAAGAAAACTCGATTGACAATTTCACTCAGTTGGTATCTACGTTCCTCAAACAGTATTCAGTCTTCATAGAGACAAGAGTTATCGAGGCAGATCTTTGGAATCTCAAGCAAGCACCTTTCGAGCCGTTGAGAGCGTACATAAACAAGTTCCGAGAAATCAAGGCCAAGATTTCGCATCCGAACAAGGTCGTTGCCCTAGCAGCATTAAAGAATGGCGTCTGGTTCTCATCCAAATTCAGGGAAGAATTGGCAGTACGAGCACCTATCTCGTTGGATGACGCCCTACACCGAGCCTCTTATTTCGCCACCCACGAAGAGGAGGTCGCAGCCTTGAATGAACAATATAGCGCGAACAAGAATAACGCAACCAAAAAGCCTGCTACTCCAAAAGAGCCAACCACCAAAGGGCAACATTCCTATGCAATAAATAACTCGCCGCAAAAGTCTTCCACATACAACCTCAGCAAATACTGCGCCTTCCATGATCGCAAGGGCCACTCGACCGAAGAATGTCGAGCCGCACTTCGCAGACAAAACAAAAATAAGAAAACCACTGGAGAAGCCGGAGAGGAAGAAGAAGAGCAGTGA
- the LOC106314789 gene encoding uncharacterized mitochondrial protein AtMg00310-like, which yields MKVVRKYKQASGQCINFKKSLILFGKRINATVRQQIKDTLGIQNEGGMSTYLGIPEDISGSKCKLFAFLKDKLMHRVNGWRGRWLSKGGKEVLIKSILLALPTYVMSSFLLPLAICENLASDIAQFWWSSTSPKRGIHWAKWEKLCLPRQEGGIGFRMIYEFNLAFLAKQLWRLVQYPDSLVARVLKGRYYRSSSPLRTISVSSPSYVWTSISAA from the coding sequence ATGAAAGTAGTCAGGAAATACAAACAAGCATCAGGCCAATGTATCAACTTCAAGAAATCCTTAATACTCTTTGGTAAGAGGATCAACGCAACTGTTAGACAACAGATTAAAGATACACTTGGAATCCAGAATGAAGGAGGAATGAGTACATACCTAGGAATTCCAGAAGACATCAGCGGATCTAAATGCAAACTCTTTGCTTTTCTCAAGGACAAATTGATGCATCGAGTGAATGGATGGAGAGGTAGATGGCTATCAAAAGGAGGAAAAGAGGTTTTGATAAAATCAATCTTGCTAGCTCTACCGACATACGTTATGTCTAGTTTCTTGCTTCCATTAGCGATATGTGAAAACCTCGCAAGTGACATTGCACAATTCTGGTGGAGTTCAACCTCTCCAAAGCGAGGAATTCACTGGGCAAAATGGGAAAAGCTTTGCTTACCAAGGCAGGAGGGTGGAATTGGCTTCCGTATGATCTATGAGTTTAACCTGGCTTTTCTAGCAAAACAACTATGGAGACTAGTTCAATACCCTGACTCATTAGTAGCTCGAGTTCTGAAGGGAAGATACTATAGATCGAGTTCGCCTTTACGAACAATCTCTGTAAGCAGTCCATCTTATGTGTGGACAAGCATTTCAGCGGCATGA